In one Janibacter cremeus genomic region, the following are encoded:
- a CDS encoding ATP-binding protein: MVYLRRFVDTELDELLPLAGAIALEGAKGVGKTGTALRRASTVLMLDDPAHRDLVAADPMMAGLEVGTVLIDEWQRVPEVWDAVRRGVDAGAPPGRFLLTGSATPTPGVDTHSGAGRILSVRMRPMSLPERGVTEPSVSLGELLEGRWVAPAGRTRWRAGDYFLAIESSGLPGLTSAPARLRRAQLDGYLERVIDRDLPEQGLAVRRPATLRRWLSAYAAASSTTTSYSKILDATTAGDGTQPAKTTTIAYRDHLSQLYLLDPVPGWSPSRSAISRLQQAPKHQIADPALAARLLGLDATALGSPRGAHMAGQLFESLATLTVRAAAQTAQARVGHLRTRNGDREVDLVVEADDGRVVGVEVKLATTVNDADVRHLLWLREKLPTEVVDLVVITTGDRAYRRRDGVAVVPLSLLGA; this comes from the coding sequence ATGGTCTACCTGCGCAGATTCGTTGACACGGAACTCGATGAACTTCTGCCGCTCGCCGGTGCGATTGCCTTGGAGGGTGCGAAGGGGGTGGGTAAGACCGGTACGGCACTGCGGCGTGCGTCGACCGTGCTGATGCTCGACGACCCGGCTCATCGGGATCTGGTCGCCGCAGACCCGATGATGGCCGGGCTCGAGGTAGGAACCGTCCTCATCGACGAGTGGCAGCGAGTGCCCGAGGTGTGGGACGCAGTGCGGCGTGGTGTCGATGCCGGGGCGCCCCCGGGCCGATTCCTCCTGACCGGCAGTGCCACTCCCACGCCCGGCGTCGACACCCACAGCGGCGCGGGCCGGATCCTGTCTGTGCGCATGAGACCGATGAGTCTGCCGGAGCGCGGCGTCACCGAGCCGAGCGTCTCGCTGGGGGAGTTGCTCGAGGGGCGCTGGGTCGCTCCCGCAGGCCGTACCCGGTGGCGCGCCGGGGACTACTTCCTGGCCATTGAGAGCAGCGGTCTACCGGGGCTGACCAGCGCACCCGCCCGGCTTCGTCGTGCACAGCTGGACGGCTATCTGGAGCGTGTCATCGACCGAGACCTGCCCGAGCAGGGACTGGCCGTCCGTCGTCCGGCCACGCTCCGGCGCTGGCTGTCCGCCTATGCCGCTGCATCATCGACCACGACGTCCTACTCCAAGATTCTCGATGCCACTACCGCGGGCGATGGAACGCAGCCCGCCAAGACGACGACCATCGCCTACCGGGACCACCTGAGCCAGCTCTATCTCTTGGACCCAGTACCAGGATGGAGTCCCAGCCGTAGTGCGATCTCTCGCCTCCAGCAGGCCCCGAAGCACCAGATCGCCGACCCTGCGCTCGCCGCCCGGCTGCTCGGCCTCGATGCCACCGCGCTGGGGAGTCCTCGCGGTGCACACATGGCTGGTCAGCTGTTCGAGTCACTGGCCACGCTCACGGTACGTGCTGCGGCCCAGACTGCGCAGGCGAGGGTGGGTCATCTGCGCACGCGCAACGGTGATCGGGAGGTTGACCTGGTCGTCGAGGCGGACGACGGCCGCGTCGTGGGTGTCGAGGTCAAGCTGGCAACGACAGTCAACGACGCGGATGTCCGCCACCTCCTGTGGCTGCGCGAGAAGCTGCCGACCGAGGTTGTGGATCTCGTGGTGATCACGACGGGTGACCGAGCCTATCGCCGCAGGGATGGGGTGGCCGTCGTCCCACTGTCCCTCCTGGGCGCGTGA
- a CDS encoding DUF2200 domain-containing protein: MSKVFTMSVASVYVHYVTKVERKGRTTDELDEVIRWLTGFDQEQLQRHLDEGTTFEDFFAAATLNPDASLITGSVCGVKVQEVEDPLMRRIRYMDKLVDELAKGKAMAKVLRG, from the coding sequence ATGAGCAAGGTCTTCACCATGAGCGTCGCCTCCGTCTACGTGCACTACGTGACCAAGGTGGAGCGGAAGGGCCGCACGACGGACGAGCTCGACGAGGTGATCCGATGGCTGACCGGCTTCGACCAGGAGCAGCTGCAGCGGCACCTCGACGAGGGGACGACGTTCGAGGACTTCTTCGCGGCGGCGACCCTCAACCCCGACGCGTCGCTCATCACCGGCTCGGTCTGCGGCGTGAAGGTCCAGGAGGTCGAGGACCCGCTCATGCGCCGGATCCGCTACATGGACAAGCTCGTCGACGAGCTGGCCAAGGGCAAGGCCATGGCCAAGGTCCTGCGCGGCTGA
- a CDS encoding SRPBCC family protein, which produces MSSTARVSVAGAAAVETVWQRYTRPALWPTWSPQIRSVEYEHPTLRPGTKRVVRTVAGSGVPFTIEEVDVADHTWSWQVVALGLRLHLVHGVRPHPTGSETWLEVTGPPVVGRAYARVATLALRRLVRAQ; this is translated from the coding sequence ATGAGCTCCACCGCTCGGGTGAGCGTCGCGGGCGCGGCCGCGGTGGAGACCGTCTGGCAGCGGTACACCCGACCAGCGCTGTGGCCCACGTGGTCGCCGCAGATCCGGTCCGTCGAGTACGAGCACCCGACGCTGCGCCCGGGGACGAAGAGGGTGGTGCGCACCGTCGCCGGGAGCGGCGTCCCCTTCACGATCGAGGAGGTCGACGTCGCCGACCACACCTGGTCGTGGCAGGTCGTGGCGTTGGGGCTGCGCCTCCACCTGGTGCACGGCGTGCGCCCCCACCCCACGGGCAGCGAGACCTGGCTGGAGGTCACCGGCCCGCCCGTAGTCGGTCGGGCATACGCCCGGGTCGCCACGCTCGCCCTCCGACGGCTCGTGCGTGCGCAGTGA
- the heR gene encoding heliorhodopsin HeR translates to MEATGVTDARLSRLRIWNLALAVLHAAQAVGVLVLATDFAIGVTSQYPQGPPGTAPPAPEHLFDVPIGPAIAVFLALAAVDHLLTGTLLRGRYEADLRAGVNRFRWVEYSVSATLMIILIGFYTGLTGITEVTLIIGANVAMILFGWLQEVMNPPGRSRTTMLPFWFGCIAGAAPWVAILTNTLGAAEVPGFVLGIIVSLFIFFMSFALNQWLQYRRLGRWADYAYGEKAYLVLSLVAKSALAWQIFGGSLAG, encoded by the coding sequence ATGGAAGCCACCGGCGTCACCGACGCGCGCCTGAGCCGTCTGCGGATCTGGAACCTCGCCCTCGCGGTCCTGCACGCTGCCCAAGCGGTCGGCGTGCTGGTCCTGGCCACCGACTTCGCCATCGGGGTCACCTCGCAGTACCCCCAGGGGCCACCGGGCACCGCGCCACCCGCGCCCGAGCACCTGTTCGATGTCCCGATCGGTCCGGCGATCGCGGTCTTCCTCGCCCTGGCCGCCGTGGACCACCTGCTGACCGGCACCCTGCTGCGCGGACGCTACGAGGCCGACCTGCGCGCCGGCGTGAACCGGTTCCGCTGGGTCGAGTACTCGGTCAGCGCGACACTGATGATCATCCTCATCGGCTTCTACACCGGCCTGACGGGGATCACCGAGGTCACCCTCATCATCGGGGCGAACGTCGCGATGATCCTCTTCGGCTGGCTGCAGGAGGTGATGAACCCTCCCGGACGGAGCCGTACGACGATGCTGCCCTTCTGGTTCGGCTGCATCGCCGGCGCGGCCCCGTGGGTCGCCATCCTGACGAACACGCTCGGCGCCGCCGAGGTGCCCGGTTTCGTGCTCGGGATCATCGTCTCGCTGTTCATCTTCTTCATGAGCTTCGCCCTCAACCAGTGGCTGCAGTACCGGCGGCTGGGTCGCTGGGCCGACTACGCGTACGGCGAGAAGGCATACCTCGTCCTCAGTCTCGTGGCCAAGAGCGCGCTGGCATGGCAGATCTTCGGCGGATCGCTCGCCGGCTGA
- a CDS encoding ABC transporter permease, giving the protein MSRPLSLRVELRRQVTRPRTRWALLVLLVLPLVVVAAFALGNGDSEGQSFSDLATTGAANFALFMLLISAELLILILAALFVGDPVPAEASWSSLRYLLIAPVPRARLLTSKLLVGLALTAVAVLLLLVWVLVVGGVVYGWDPLSLSVGGSLAWGEVLSRLAVGAGYVFVAQLPFAAVAFWMGVRTDAPLAAVGVAVLAAIVSSILDALSALGDYRRALPNHYAREWIGLFTLEPDYAALLPGVLWALLYATVFIALGYRHFARKDVLS; this is encoded by the coding sequence ATGAGCCGCCCCCTGAGCCTGCGCGTCGAGCTGCGGCGACAGGTCACCCGGCCCCGCACCCGGTGGGCACTGCTCGTCCTGCTCGTCCTCCCGCTCGTCGTCGTCGCCGCGTTCGCCCTGGGCAACGGTGACAGCGAGGGGCAGAGCTTCTCCGATCTCGCCACGACGGGCGCAGCCAACTTCGCGCTCTTCATGCTCCTCATCTCCGCCGAGCTGCTCATCCTCATCCTCGCGGCCCTCTTCGTCGGCGACCCGGTGCCGGCGGAGGCCTCGTGGTCCTCGCTGCGCTACCTCCTCATCGCCCCGGTACCGCGTGCCAGGTTGCTCACGAGCAAGCTGCTCGTCGGGCTGGCCCTGACAGCCGTGGCCGTGCTCCTCCTGCTCGTGTGGGTGCTGGTCGTGGGAGGGGTGGTCTACGGCTGGGACCCGCTGTCGTTGAGCGTCGGCGGGTCGCTGGCCTGGGGAGAGGTGCTGTCGCGTCTCGCGGTGGGTGCCGGATACGTCTTCGTGGCCCAGCTGCCCTTCGCGGCCGTCGCGTTCTGGATGGGGGTGCGCACCGACGCGCCGTTGGCCGCCGTCGGCGTCGCCGTGCTCGCGGCCATCGTCTCCTCGATCCTGGACGCCCTCAGTGCCCTCGGGGACTACCGCCGGGCCCTGCCCAACCACTACGCCCGGGAGTGGATCGGTCTCTTCACCCTCGAGCCCGACTACGCGGCCCTGCTGCCCGGAGTGCTGTGGGCCCTGCTCTACGCCACCGTCTTCATCGCTCTGGGGTACCGCCACTTCGCCCGCAAGGACGTCCTCAGCTGA
- a CDS encoding alpha/beta fold hydrolase produces MHLTRRLLAAAAVLGVLVAPAAAATPAGTGDEVRVEQVTVPVGAEPDGSEVTLDADVYHPAEGRDRSHEAVLLAHGFGGSKDDLTDRAHALAEQGYLVVGYSARGFGDSGGAVHLNDPDYEVADARVLVDLIAEQPQVRRDGPRDPRVAVAGGSYGGALALMAAGADQRIDSVVAAITWHDLADAFFPQSATELEEPGPFTALWASNFLMGSFRGGGNADPACAGFAARECELFVTAAETGAAHPDLLEMLSRHSPAPTLADIEAPVHLVQGMSDTLFGIEQAEATARALQEAGVPVAVSWFNGGHDGPTQPTDSGSAGSGDGGGPPTEDGQIEASDQERQQTADLMTWLEGTLRVEEPVTQATLPVAAFRYALPPSPSDEADDEQVVGASSRPPADGTADTEALALSPVASTSLVNPPGGVPRATTVLPGQGGLGPLTSTVSTYPLSALPGQSVAFDTDPLEEDLLVVGRPRIDLELTSTGSSSTLFLSLWQVRNGSPVLPRRLVAPLQVDLDPGAPTRVTVDLPGGTWEMPAGSTWRVLVTATDAAYAGPDEVRVDRVEAAGPLVLPTGGGAPVSTGSVWDAETLGVAGALALLLLLVGATALRQRSVRRPPREDLADVPLVVDGLVKEYADGHRAVDDVSWRADRGQVVGLLGPNGAGKTTTLRMVMGLIRPDAGSVHVLGVPVTAGAVVLGRVGALVEGPGFLPHLSGRANLLSYWAATGNPAEESRLAEVLEIAALGDAIDRPVRAYSHGMRQRLGIAQAMLGMPEVLILDEPTNGLDPPQIAAMRPILARYAAGGRTVVISSHLLAEVELTCTHVVVMHAGRVLVTGSVDELGVAGGRTLESVFLTTIAAAGEGSHLNRVRSR; encoded by the coding sequence ATGCACCTCACCCGACGCCTGCTGGCCGCTGCCGCGGTCCTCGGCGTGCTCGTGGCCCCGGCCGCTGCCGCGACGCCCGCTGGCACCGGTGACGAGGTGCGCGTGGAGCAGGTGACGGTGCCGGTCGGCGCGGAGCCGGATGGCTCCGAGGTCACCCTCGATGCCGACGTCTACCACCCCGCGGAGGGCCGCGACCGCTCGCACGAGGCGGTGCTCCTCGCGCACGGGTTCGGCGGGAGCAAGGACGACCTGACTGACCGGGCACACGCCCTGGCGGAGCAGGGGTACCTCGTCGTGGGCTACAGCGCGCGGGGGTTCGGCGACTCCGGCGGGGCGGTCCACCTCAACGACCCCGACTACGAAGTGGCCGATGCCCGGGTCTTGGTGGACCTCATCGCGGAGCAACCGCAGGTGCGGCGGGATGGGCCGCGCGACCCCAGGGTCGCGGTTGCCGGAGGCAGCTACGGCGGCGCGCTGGCCCTCATGGCCGCGGGAGCGGACCAGCGCATCGACTCGGTGGTTGCCGCCATCACCTGGCACGACCTGGCCGACGCCTTCTTTCCCCAGTCCGCGACGGAGCTCGAGGAGCCCGGCCCCTTCACGGCGCTGTGGGCATCGAACTTCCTCATGGGGTCCTTCCGCGGCGGGGGCAACGCTGACCCGGCGTGCGCGGGGTTCGCTGCCCGGGAGTGCGAGCTGTTCGTCACGGCCGCGGAGACCGGGGCCGCGCACCCGGACCTGCTCGAGATGCTCAGCCGCCACAGCCCGGCTCCCACGCTCGCCGACATCGAGGCGCCGGTCCACCTCGTGCAGGGCATGTCGGACACCCTGTTCGGGATCGAGCAGGCCGAAGCCACCGCTCGGGCACTGCAGGAGGCAGGTGTCCCCGTCGCCGTCAGCTGGTTCAACGGCGGTCACGACGGTCCTACGCAACCGACCGACTCCGGGTCGGCCGGCTCCGGCGACGGTGGTGGCCCGCCGACCGAGGACGGGCAGATCGAGGCGTCCGACCAGGAACGGCAGCAGACCGCGGACCTGATGACCTGGCTGGAGGGCACGCTGCGGGTGGAGGAGCCCGTCACGCAGGCGACGTTGCCGGTCGCGGCCTTCCGCTACGCCCTGCCGCCGTCACCGTCGGACGAGGCGGATGACGAGCAGGTGGTGGGGGCGTCGAGCCGCCCCCCGGCGGACGGGACGGCTGACACCGAGGCGCTGGCGCTGTCCCCGGTGGCGTCCACTTCCCTGGTCAATCCACCCGGGGGAGTTCCACGGGCGACGACCGTCCTCCCGGGACAGGGTGGGCTCGGCCCCCTGACGTCGACCGTCTCGACCTATCCGCTCTCGGCGCTGCCGGGTCAGTCGGTGGCCTTCGACACCGACCCGCTCGAGGAGGACCTCCTCGTCGTGGGCCGACCACGTATCGACCTGGAGCTCACGTCGACCGGATCGAGCAGCACGCTGTTCCTGTCGCTGTGGCAGGTGCGCAACGGCAGCCCCGTCCTGCCGCGACGTCTCGTGGCGCCCCTGCAGGTCGATCTCGATCCGGGCGCGCCCACCCGGGTGACGGTGGACCTCCCCGGCGGCACCTGGGAGATGCCGGCGGGGTCGACGTGGCGGGTGCTCGTCACGGCGACGGACGCGGCCTACGCCGGGCCGGACGAGGTGCGGGTCGACCGGGTGGAGGCGGCCGGTCCGCTGGTCCTCCCGACCGGCGGTGGCGCGCCGGTGAGCACGGGCAGCGTCTGGGACGCCGAGACGCTCGGGGTGGCCGGCGCCCTGGCGCTGCTGCTCCTGCTGGTCGGCGCCACGGCCCTGCGGCAGCGCAGTGTGCGGCGCCCGCCGAGGGAGGACCTCGCTGACGTACCCCTCGTCGTCGACGGGCTCGTCAAGGAGTACGCGGACGGTCACCGCGCGGTCGACGACGTCAGCTGGCGGGCCGATCGGGGCCAGGTCGTCGGGCTCCTCGGGCCCAACGGTGCCGGTAAGACCACGACGCTCCGGATGGTCATGGGGCTGATTCGCCCCGACGCCGGGAGCGTGCACGTCCTCGGGGTCCCCGTGACGGCAGGAGCAGTCGTGCTGGGCCGGGTCGGCGCGCTGGTCGAGGGCCCCGGCTTCCTGCCCCATCTCAGCGGGCGGGCCAACCTGCTCTCCTACTGGGCGGCCACCGGCAACCCCGCCGAGGAGTCCCGGCTGGCGGAGGTGCTCGAGATCGCCGCGCTCGGCGATGCGATCGACCGTCCGGTCCGGGCCTACAGCCACGGCATGCGCCAGCGCCTCGGCATCGCCCAGGCGATGCTCGGGATGCCCGAGGTGCTCATCCTCGACGAGCCCACCAACGGTCTGGACCCACCGCAGATCGCCGCCATGCGACCGATCCTGGCCCGGTACGCCGCAGGTGGGCGCACCGTGGTCATCTCCAGCCACCTGCTGGCCGAGGTCGAGCTGACCTGCACGCACGTCGTCGTCATGCACGCAGGACGTGTGCTGGTGACCGGCTCGGTGGACGAGCTGGGCGTCGCGGGGGGGCGCACCCTCGAGTCGGTGTTCCTGACGACCATCGCGGCGGCGGGCGAGGGATCCCACCTCAACAGGGTGCGGTCCCGATGA
- a CDS encoding NAD(P)/FAD-dependent oxidoreductase, whose product MTIAIIGAGLAGASAAAELREQGYDGDIVLVGAEPHAPYERPPLSKDILLRTGTAADAAVKDDGWYEEHRVELITGSAATDLDLSARTFAVDGRKVDYDDLLIATGATSRHLPMVDESGAPFAYLRTIEESEALRRNLTGHLLIIGAGWIGLEVASAARQAGGTVTVVEAAARPLAGPLGEEMAAVLAGLHREHGVDLRTSTTVETIEREKGRTRAVLSDGTEVSPGLVLVAIGAVPDVALAEGAGLDVDDGILVDDRLRTSDPHVYAAGDVASHDHPSLGRIRVEHWDNAIQQGRHAARSMLGGQEPYARQPYFFTDQYDLGMEYVGHLGPDGCDEVVVRGDRDSRVLNALMVTGGRVVAGMHTNDWDATDHLRACVGREATADMRDASIPLRDAHS is encoded by the coding sequence ATGACCATCGCGATCATCGGTGCCGGCCTCGCCGGCGCCAGCGCCGCCGCCGAGCTGCGCGAGCAGGGATACGACGGCGACATCGTCCTCGTCGGCGCGGAGCCGCACGCGCCCTACGAGCGCCCGCCGCTGTCGAAGGACATCCTCCTGCGCACGGGCACCGCCGCGGATGCCGCGGTCAAGGACGACGGGTGGTACGAGGAGCACCGGGTCGAGCTGATCACCGGCTCGGCCGCCACGGACCTCGACCTGTCCGCACGCACCTTCGCCGTCGACGGTCGGAAGGTCGACTACGACGACCTGCTCATCGCCACGGGAGCCACCTCCCGCCACCTGCCGATGGTCGACGAGTCCGGGGCCCCCTTCGCCTACCTGCGCACGATCGAGGAGTCGGAGGCGCTGCGCCGGAACCTCACCGGCCACCTGCTGATCATCGGGGCCGGCTGGATCGGCTTGGAGGTCGCGTCCGCAGCCCGGCAGGCCGGCGGCACGGTCACCGTCGTCGAGGCGGCCGCACGGCCCCTGGCCGGGCCCCTCGGCGAGGAGATGGCCGCGGTCCTCGCCGGGCTGCACCGCGAGCACGGGGTCGACCTGCGCACGAGCACGACGGTGGAGACCATCGAGCGCGAGAAGGGGAGGACGCGCGCCGTCCTCTCCGACGGCACCGAGGTCAGCCCTGGCCTCGTCCTCGTCGCGATCGGTGCCGTGCCCGACGTGGCGCTCGCCGAGGGTGCCGGTCTGGACGTCGACGACGGGATCCTCGTCGACGATCGGCTGCGCACGAGCGACCCGCACGTGTACGCCGCCGGGGACGTCGCCAGCCACGATCACCCGAGCCTGGGTCGGATCCGGGTCGAGCACTGGGACAACGCGATCCAGCAGGGGCGCCACGCGGCCCGGAGCATGCTCGGCGGGCAGGAGCCCTACGCCCGGCAGCCGTACTTCTTCACCGACCAGTACGACCTGGGCATGGAGTACGTGGGCCACCTCGGCCCGGACGGGTGCGACGAGGTCGTCGTCCGCGGTGACCGTGACTCGCGCGTGCTCAACGCCCTGATGGTCACGGGCGGCCGGGTCGTGGCGGGCATGCACACCAACGACTGGGACGCCACCGACCACCTGCGCGCATGCGTCGGGCGCGAGGCCACGGCCGACATGCGGGACGCGTCCATCCCGCTCCGGGACGCGCACAGCTGA
- the folE gene encoding GTP cyclohydrolase I FolE, translating to MSHLGSARADTIGGRVTRPHLQVAGSRPAVDVAAAEAAAADLLAALGLDLTSQHLARTPRRMARALIEMTSSDDFELTTFPNDEGYDELVLVRDIPVRSVCEHHVLPFTGVAHVGYLPGERILGLSKFARMVDWYARRPQTQERLTQQVATHLDEALSPRGVGVVVEAEHSCMSLRGAMVAGTVTTTSALLGRLREDPRSRAEFLALTRSTP from the coding sequence ATGAGCCACCTCGGGTCCGCCCGGGCCGACACGATCGGCGGTCGGGTGACGCGCCCTCACCTGCAGGTGGCGGGCTCCCGCCCGGCCGTCGACGTGGCCGCGGCGGAGGCGGCCGCGGCCGACCTGCTCGCCGCCCTCGGGCTCGACCTCACCTCCCAGCACCTCGCCCGCACGCCCCGCCGCATGGCCAGGGCGCTCATCGAGATGACGAGCAGCGATGACTTCGAGCTGACGACCTTCCCCAACGACGAGGGCTACGACGAGCTCGTCCTCGTGCGCGACATCCCCGTCCGGTCCGTCTGCGAGCACCACGTCCTGCCCTTCACCGGCGTCGCCCACGTCGGCTACCTGCCCGGGGAGCGGATCCTCGGGTTGTCGAAGTTTGCTCGGATGGTCGACTGGTACGCCCGACGACCGCAGACGCAGGAGCGGCTCACCCAGCAGGTCGCCACGCATCTCGACGAGGCACTCTCTCCCCGCGGCGTCGGCGTGGTCGTCGAGGCGGAGCACTCCTGCATGTCGCTGCGCGGCGCTATGGTCGCAGGGACGGTCACCACCACCTCAGCGCTCCTCGGCCGACTCCGGGAAGATCCGCGCAGCCGCGCCGAGTTCCTCGCACTCACCAGGAGCACGCCATGA
- a CDS encoding helix-turn-helix transcriptional regulator, with protein sequence MKLSALAAGFGALSDDTRRALYEYVAGEHGPVSREQAATALGLRPHKVNFHLDRLVEEGLLDVEYRRLTGRTGPGAGRPSKLYRRSDQEFSLSLPPRRYDLVGDILAASVTKAGAGEPLEAALRSSAHEHGVQVGRAAPHHDEATIEDLTAALAEQGYEPDDREGVVELHNCPFDTLASKHTALVCGLNESYVQGVADGMACDQADARLEPGDGRCCVRVHRRIEPDG encoded by the coding sequence ATGAAGCTCAGCGCGCTGGCAGCCGGATTCGGGGCCCTCTCCGACGACACGCGACGCGCGCTCTACGAGTACGTCGCCGGCGAGCATGGACCGGTCAGTCGGGAGCAGGCCGCGACGGCGCTGGGGTTGCGCCCGCACAAGGTCAACTTCCACCTCGACCGCCTCGTCGAGGAGGGTCTCCTCGACGTCGAGTACCGGCGCCTGACCGGTCGCACCGGCCCGGGCGCCGGTCGGCCGAGCAAGCTCTACCGCCGTTCGGACCAGGAGTTCAGCCTCTCGCTGCCACCGCGCCGTTACGACCTCGTCGGTGACATCCTCGCGGCCTCGGTCACCAAGGCAGGCGCGGGCGAGCCGCTGGAGGCCGCGCTGCGGTCATCGGCCCACGAGCACGGCGTGCAGGTCGGGCGCGCCGCACCGCACCATGACGAGGCGACGATCGAGGACCTCACCGCAGCGCTGGCCGAGCAGGGTTACGAGCCGGACGATCGGGAGGGCGTCGTCGAGCTGCACAACTGCCCCTTCGACACCCTGGCGAGCAAGCACACCGCGCTCGTCTGCGGGCTCAACGAGTCCTACGTCCAAGGGGTCGCTGACGGGATGGCCTGCGATCAGGCCGACGCCCGCCTCGAGCCGGGGGACGGCCGCTGCTGCGTCCGGGTACACCGCCGGATCGAGCCGGACGGCTGA
- a CDS encoding long-chain fatty acid--CoA ligase has protein sequence MKSTMQDYQLTIASLMHHGTSVHPDSEVVTATADGSRSITYAELGQRTARLAGALRSLGVEGDDRVGTFQWNNSEHLEAYLAIPSMGAVLHTLNIRLFPEQLIYVANHAEDKVVIVDDSLVGLLAPQLPHLETVTHVLVAGPDAAAANLDSLRSSGKEILLYEDVLAEQPDTFDWPEVDEDDAAAMCYTSGTTGNPKGVVYSHRSAYLHSMASCTGNVAGLTFADRVLPIVPMFHANAWGLAYAAIMSGASLCMPDRWLQAEPLVRFIQESRPTISGAVPTVWNDVLVYLDDHPEVSLGSLRRILCGGSAVPVALMQALRDRHGLDMVQAWGMTETSPVASVANVPLGIEGEEEWRYKATAGRLLCGVEGRIVADDGSVLPRDGEAVGELEVKGPWVTADYYASDDPEVAEKFDGGWLRTGDVGTLDHLGYITLTDRAKDVIKSGGEWISSVDLENALMGHEAVLEAAVVGIPDEKWQERPLATIVVREGASTTAAELREYLAADFPKWQLPDAFAFVDEVPRTSVGKFDKKTLRRRHREGELRVEPSA, from the coding sequence ATGAAGAGCACGATGCAGGACTACCAGCTGACCATCGCCTCCCTCATGCACCACGGGACGAGCGTCCACCCCGACTCGGAAGTGGTCACCGCGACCGCCGACGGCTCCCGGTCCATCACCTACGCCGAGCTCGGCCAGCGCACCGCCCGGCTCGCCGGCGCCCTGCGGTCGCTCGGCGTCGAGGGCGATGATCGGGTCGGCACCTTCCAGTGGAACAACTCCGAGCACCTCGAGGCCTACCTCGCGATCCCGTCGATGGGCGCGGTCCTGCACACGCTCAACATCCGTCTCTTCCCCGAGCAGCTCATCTACGTCGCCAACCACGCCGAGGACAAGGTCGTCATCGTCGACGACTCGCTCGTCGGCCTGCTCGCCCCGCAGCTGCCGCACCTGGAGACGGTCACCCACGTCCTCGTCGCCGGGCCCGACGCGGCAGCGGCCAACCTGGACTCCCTTCGCTCCTCCGGCAAGGAGATCCTGCTCTACGAGGACGTCCTCGCCGAGCAGCCGGACACCTTCGACTGGCCCGAGGTGGACGAGGACGACGCGGCCGCCATGTGCTACACGAGCGGCACGACCGGCAACCCCAAGGGCGTCGTCTACAGCCACCGCTCGGCCTACCTGCACTCGATGGCCTCGTGCACGGGCAACGTCGCCGGCCTGACCTTCGCCGACCGTGTCCTGCCGATCGTGCCGATGTTCCACGCCAACGCGTGGGGCCTGGCGTACGCGGCCATCATGAGCGGCGCCTCGCTGTGCATGCCCGACCGCTGGCTGCAGGCCGAGCCGCTCGTGCGCTTCATCCAGGAGAGCCGACCGACGATCTCCGGCGCGGTGCCCACGGTCTGGAACGACGTGCTCGTGTACCTGGACGACCACCCCGAGGTGAGCCTGGGCTCCCTTCGCCGGATCCTGTGCGGGGGCTCCGCCGTCCCCGTCGCGCTCATGCAGGCGCTGCGTGATCGCCACGGCCTCGACATGGTCCAGGCATGGGGCATGACCGAGACTTCCCCGGTCGCCTCCGTGGCCAATGTGCCCCTCGGCATCGAGGGCGAGGAGGAGTGGCGCTACAAGGCCACCGCCGGCCGGCTCCTCTGCGGGGTCGAGGGTCGCATCGTCGCCGACGACGGCAGCGTCCTCCCCCGCGACGGCGAGGCCGTCGGCGAGCTCGAGGTCAAGGGCCCGTGGGTGACCGCCGACTACTACGCGAGCGACGACCCGGAGGTGGCCGAGAAGTTCGACGGCGGCTGGTTGCGCACCGGTGACGTCGGCACCCTCGACCACCTCGGCTACATCACCCTGACCGACCGCGCGAAGGACGTCATCAAGTCCGGCGGCGAGTGGATCTCCTCGGTCGACCTGGAGAACGCCCTCATGGGTCACGAGGCGGTCCTCGAGGCCGCGGTCGTCGGCATCCCGGACGAGAAGTGGCAGGAGCGGCCGTTGGCCACCATCGTCGTCAGGGAGGGCGCGAGCACCACCGCGGCCGAGCTGCGCGAGTACCTGGCCGCGGACTTCCCGAAGTGGCAGCTGCCGGACGCCTTCGCCTTCGTCGACGAGGTACCGCGGACGTCGGTCGGCAAGTTCGACAAGAAGACGCTGCGCCGTCGTCATCGCGAGGGTGAGCTGCGCGTGGAGCCCTCGGCGTGA